AAGTTTCGGGAGATTTGGGAGAATGTGCCTGATTGTGTGCTGGCACTCAATGAGTTCTGGCGCCCCTTCCGACTCGGTGAAATTATCAGTGCCAGGGGGATGGCAGGAGCCGGGCGAATCGGACGCAATGATCCATGCCCCTGCGGCAGTGGAAAGAAGTTCAAGAAATGCTGCGGGAAGTGACGTTTTCTGGCAGAATACGCTCATTTATTGATCCGTCACTTCAAGCGGCTTTGCCACTTCTTTGGATCCCGGGATGTATTTCATCGACATCCTGTTGTGCTTCCGGTGCGATGATGAGTTCAGCGGACATAACGGCTTCGTGCCCTGAGTTTTACCTCGGCCCAAGAAAGTCCCGAAGCCGGGTTGTTCGCCAAATTAGCTTTTCGTCGAGCCAACTCCTTCTTTTGCCATTCATATACAGGAACCTCTGATGGGGTCATCGCCAGATCATCCCAAAGGTCTTCTACCAGTTGAAGCTTCTCTGGTGGACTCAGATCAAACACAGAAACAGTATTGGTATTCATTGTTACCCCAGCGGTTCAGCGATGTTTTTGCAGGTTGATATGGAAAAAGCTGATGCGTAATGAATAAACAGGCAGTTGTTTGTCTACTCATTTGAAATTGAGACCATGGGCCTGACTGAATATATACTGGCGAAGGTGTACCTCCATTTTCTGGCATGGCATTACTTAACGATAAAATTTACATATTTTTTCATGATGCCCAAAGCCCTCGAATTTCATGCTATGAATAACCATGCGCCTACGTGCTTGTTGATGACACAGGTACGGTATTGCTGGCCTACAGTGCATTTTTGCGCATATCAATTAAACAGAGTGCTGCGGTCAAGATATCCCTTGTTCACGAGGGTCGTTTCAACCAATCTTGTTGAAACATTGAATCACTATAGGACTTATTCCTCGAAGCTCTGCTTCGTGATAGAATTCTTAAACATAAACTCATACCCCGTAGCTCTGCTGCGGGGTAGTTGATTGCTCACACTAATGACCATGATTCGTTGTCCAAGGGATACCTTTTGGTTGCCACGCTCTTTGCCGTGTTCCAATTGATGCTTTTCATTTCGATTTATCACAATGTGTGCAGTTTGGCAATGGCACACAACTTGTTTTTGCATGTGGTAAAGTGCTGCGCATAACCTGCGGCGCACGCCTTTCCTTGTCAGACTGCAGTCTGGCTGTCAGGTTGATGCGCCTGTTGGGCAGACCTTTTCGAGGCTGGCTTTATTACGCGAAGGTAGTCGGAGGAGGAGAGGCTCGGGCCCATCTTCGTGCCCAGCACCTCTTCTGGACACACGCTCGTGCACGTCAGACAGAGCACGCACTCTGTCGACAAGACTGGCTTGCCCTCCTGCACGTAGCGCATGACGTCGATGTCCATCGGGCAGTTGACCGTACACTTGGTACAGCGGGTGCACCTGTCGTTCTTCGGTGCGATTCGTGTCATCGAAACACTCGCTGACGGCTTGAGGAACCCGACGATAGGACAGACGTACTTGCAGAATGCACGGTTGTCCTTCAAGACGACCGCGAGCACGATTCCCGAGCCAAAGTAGAGTAGATTGCCGATAAGGAACCACCACATCTCCGGAATCATGAACATGCTGGTGTACTGTGGTGTATCGGTCTGGATCGCCTCTTTGTAGATCACGATTCCGTGCTGGCTCTCGACGGTGTAGCCGAAGATGAACACCAGACTCGCGACGAGTCCGAGAGCAAGTGCAAAGTGGAGATAGCGCAGGTGTCCCCAGCGTCCCGGAACCCGTCCGGGGGACATCTTCCAAGGCAGGAGGTCGAGTACGGCGGCTGTCCAGCATGCCCACCCGCACCAGCCTCTGTTGAAGAAGATGGGTCCGACGATCTTGGCTACGAAGTAATGGATAGCAGCGGCTTGGAAAACACCAGCGAAGACCATGAACCAGAAACCCTCGATCTCCATATTCTCCGGCACGATGACGCCGAAGCTCAAGTAGATCAGCCCGCAGCCCAGCCCGAAGAAGAGGTATCCGCCCACCAAGACCTGTGACAACCTTCGCGCCCAAGGCTTCTTGTCTCTGGGGAGCAGAGGCCAGAGACCCATCCCGAGCGAGATCGAAAGCCCGATTATCGCGAAGTTGATAAGATAGAAGGGCTGATCGAACGCCTGCCAGAACCCGATGGCCACAGTAGTGAACACAGCCATCATGAGGAACATCAACTTGAATTCGGCCAACTTCGGTCTGATCATGGTGCTGACTCCTTGAAGGGCGGTGCTCCTGAAACACCTAAACCGCAGATTTTTGAGATGAAACCTATATAATACGTCAGTCAAAAACTACTCAGAACGCTGCCAACCGCTTTCACATAATTTGCGTAAATCTCTTAGAGCTTGTTCGTGAATAAATCGAATGGCACTTGAACGCTAAAATAGCATCAGTTTTACCAACTATTTTTCATTTTTGATACTGTTGCTATAGAGGCGAACATGCAACGCTGCCTGAAATAATTCCAGTAATTTCGTACCGTGTTGTAATGGTTGAAGCACTACAGCCGACATTAAAACCGTGTGCGAATGAGCAATCATCTCATTTTTTCTCATCGCTTGTCTTGTAACCAACAACAGCCTGATGAAAGTATAGCGAAATAATGGAAGGCCATCAAAAAAAATAGCGCGATAACTATCCGATAACTACTCCCTAAAGCGCCTGTTTTCAACAATCTTGTGTTACAAGAAAGCGGGATGTAATCTGATCGTGGACGCTACATGTGATATGTGATTATACAGACCTGAACGCACAGTTCTGATTAACGGTAACCTCTTTATTTTCAGCGGATAAAAGCTGTATAGCACAAAAACACCCCTTGCAGGTGTGCTTTTGGCGACTTATACGATAATGGTCAATGTGCCGACGACAGATCTACAGGCTCCTTTTTCTGTATCCTGATCAGGAGCAGCAGCGGCAGGCAAACCGTAAAGAGGAATGCTATCAGCATGAAGGCGTCCATGTAGGCAAGGTGGTAGCTCTGGGCTGTGAGGGTTCCTTCAAGCGCTTTGAGTGCGACGGTTTCTGCTCCGGCTGGTGATAGCCCGCCCCGGATTGTGGCGGCCTGTTGCAGCAGGTTGATCCTTTCTGCGGCTGCCGGGTCGTAGGGAGAGAGGTGGCTGAGCAGCTCCACCCTGTGTGTTGCCATGCGGTTGGTGATGTAGGTGTTGGTGAGGGCGATGCCGAATGATCCGCCGAGCTGGCGCACCATGTTGTTGAGTCCGGTGGCCTGCCCGATATCTTTGCCGTGCAGCCCTGATACGGCAAGCATGGTGACGGGAATGAAGATGAATCCGAGCGCCACACCGCGCACAAGCAGTATCCAGAAGAAGTTGGATGAGCCGGACTGCATGGTCTGCTGGCTGAGTTCAAAGCAGAAGAAAATAAAGGCGCTCATGCCAACGGCCATGAGTAATTTTGGTGAAACCCCCCGTTGCAGGGCGATGCCGAGGGGGAGGGAGATAATGCCGGTGACCATGGCGCTTGGAAAGAGTACCTCCCCGGTCAGCAGTGCGGTAAAGCCGAGCAGTCGCTGCACAAAGACTGGAAAGACGAAGAGTGAGCCATAGAGGCCGTAACCGACAATAAAGGTGAGCACTGCCGCAATGGCGAGGTTTTTGCTCCGGGCCAGGACGCGCAGATCGACGGCGGGCTCTTTGGTGTGCAGTTCCCAGAAGACAAATGCAAGGAGGGCTGCCACAGCAATGAAGGTGAAAATGGTGATATAGGGTGTGTCAAACCAGTCTTTCGATTGACCTCGTTCAAGGATGAATTGCAGTGAGCCGATACCGACGGCGAGAAGTCCGATGCCCGTCCAGTCGATTGTTGTCACGGCATGGCGTCCCTTTGGTTCTCTGAGATAGGTGAAGGATGACCATGCGGCAAGAAGCCCGACCGGAATGTTGACGAAAAAGCACCATTCCCACGAAAGGTAGTCAACCAGATAGCCTCCAAGCAGCGGGCCGATGGTGGGCCCGAGCACGAGCCCCATGGAGAAGATGCCGGTTGCCTTGCCCCGCTCTTCAGGGCGGTAGGTTTCGTAGAGGATGGCCTGTGAGGTTGGCAGAAGCGCACCGCCGCCGAGTCCCTGAATGAAGCGGAAGAAGACCAGTGCCCAGATGTCGGTTGCCAGGCCGCAAAAGAGCGATGCAAGGGTAAAGAGCAGGATGGAGCCGATATAGTAGTTCCGTCGCCCAAGCAGATTGCCGAGAAACCCGGAGAGGGGAATGACAATGACGTTGGCGATGGCATAGCTGGTGACCACCCATGAGACATCCTCGATGCTTGCGCCAAGGTTTCCGCTGATCTGCGTGATGGCGACGTTGACAATGGTGGTGTCGATCAGCTCCAGCATGGCTGAAACGATAACCGTCAGGGTTATGATGATTTTGCGCAGTCCGGTGTCGTAGGTCTGGGCTGTGTTCGGCAGCATTGCCGCTACCGATGTGCCTTTCTGTTGTTCTGGTCGAGCCATGCGTCTATGAGAGCTATAAATTTATTTGACCTTTATCTCGACTACAACGTTCATGCCGGCGGAGAGTGGGCGGCTTTTGTCGGGCTTTTCGGTCAAGATGATTTTTACCGGAATACGCTGGGTGACCTTCACAAAGTTTCCGCTTGCGTTATCGGGGGGCAGCAGTGCGAATTGTGCGCCGGTGCCTGAAGAGAGCGACTCCACCTTTCCCTTGAACTCTTTGCCGGGGTATGCGTCAACCTTGATGGTGACCGGCAGTCCGGGAGCTATTTTGTCGAGCTGGGTCTCCTTGAAATTGGCTACAATCCAGAGATCGTTGCTTCCTACAAGAGCGATAAGCTGCTGGCCGGGGGCTACGTATTGCCCCGGCTGGACACTTTTTTTTGCAACGTGACCGGAGGCAGGAGCGGTAATGGTGGTGTACGATAATTGAAGCTCAGCCTGGCGCAACTCGGCTTCGCGTTTTTTTACCTCAGCTTTTTGCAGGGGCACCAAGGCAAGCGATGCCTGGTACTGGTTTCCGGCAGCAGCATATTGTGCAGAGGAGGCCTGTGCACCGGCCTTTACAGCATCGAACTCTGCCTGTGAAATGACATCCTGCTGACGGAGATTTTCGTTGCGGCGCAGGTCAGCCTGCAGCTTTCTGCTTGTTGCTCCTGCCGCATTGGCTCCCGCTTGTGCAGCATTTGCCTGATCGGCTGAGGCCGCAACGGAGGCTTGTGCACTCAGCAAGGCGGCTGCGGCAATGTCGCGGCGAACCTCATAATCGGCAGCTTCAAGCCGTATCAGGGTGTCGCCCTGTTTGACCTCCTCGTTATCGCTTGCCAGTACCGCATCAACTCTTCCGGGAACGCGTGAAATAACCGGATAGATATCTCCAACGATCTGGGCATTGTCGGTTTCAACGTAGAGGAAGGAGTGGTAGAGCTTGCTTCCACCCCAGATCAGGGAGAGGGCGACAAGCAGGCCGATAATGACCATGCGCAAAGGGCTTTTCGCTTTCGCACTCTCTTTTCCGGATGGATTTTTTTCAGCCATTGTGTTTGATTCAGGTTGTTCCATGGTCTTTTTTGTTGTTATTAGGTGTTTTCAGAATGACGACGGGACATGCAGCATGGCGCAAAACGGCTTCAGCAGTGCTTCCTACCAGAAGACGGGCAATGGCTGTGGTTCCGTGGGAACCGAGGATAATCATATCCGCATGGTGCTCTTTTGCGTAGTTGAGAATGGCTGCGGCGGGTTCGCCGTGCTCTACCGTAAAGAGCGCAAGGGCTTTGTTTTCGGAGAGGATGTCACTGTATCGCGAAAATTCATGCAGTTGCTTTCTGAGCATTCCGTTTTCACGCTCTCCTCTTGGCACAACAGAGAGGACAATGAGTTCTGCGTCACAACAGTGCATCGAGGCTGCATAATGTACGACGGCATCAGAGGAGGCAGAAAAATCGACTGCGCAGATAATTTTTTTTCGTGGCTTCTCCATTTTACCAGAAAACCTCCCCGGTTGTCCGTTTCAGCGTATAGTTGTTGATCACATAAGCGTAAGCGGCCTGCAGACGGGCAAGTTCGGCCTGCGAGAGGGCAGCTTCCGTATCGAGCAGGTCGAGCGCTGTGGCCATGCCGTTTTCATAGCGGGCCCTGACGTGACGTGCTGCAAGTTCAGCCTGCTGTACCTGTACTCCGGTTGTTGTTATTTTTTCCGAA
The DNA window shown above is from Pelodictyon phaeoclathratiforme BU-1 and carries:
- a CDS encoding 4Fe-4S binding protein, with the translated sequence MIRPKLAEFKLMFLMMAVFTTVAIGFWQAFDQPFYLINFAIIGLSISLGMGLWPLLPRDKKPWARRLSQVLVGGYLFFGLGCGLIYLSFGVIVPENMEIEGFWFMVFAGVFQAAAIHYFVAKIVGPIFFNRGWCGWACWTAAVLDLLPWKMSPGRVPGRWGHLRYLHFALALGLVASLVFIFGYTVESQHGIVIYKEAIQTDTPQYTSMFMIPEMWWFLIGNLLYFGSGIVLAVVLKDNRAFCKYVCPIVGFLKPSASVSMTRIAPKNDRCTRCTKCTVNCPMDIDVMRYVQEGKPVLSTECVLCLTCTSVCPEEVLGTKMGPSLSSSDYLRVIKPASKRSAQQAHQPDSQTAV
- a CDS encoding addiction module protein, yielding MNTNTVSVFDLSPPEKLQLVEDLWDDLAMTPSEVPVYEWQKKELARRKANLANNPASGLSWAEVKLRARSRYVR
- a CDS encoding universal stress protein, producing MEKPRKKIICAVDFSASSDAVVHYAASMHCCDAELIVLSVVPRGERENGMLRKQLHEFSRYSDILSENKALALFTVEHGEPAAAILNYAKEHHADMIILGSHGTTAIARLLVGSTAEAVLRHAACPVVILKTPNNNKKDHGTT
- a CDS encoding HlyD family secretion protein, with protein sequence MEQPESNTMAEKNPSGKESAKAKSPLRMVIIGLLVALSLIWGGSKLYHSFLYVETDNAQIVGDIYPVISRVPGRVDAVLASDNEEVKQGDTLIRLEAADYEVRRDIAAAALLSAQASVAASADQANAAQAGANAAGATSRKLQADLRRNENLRQQDVISQAEFDAVKAGAQASSAQYAAAGNQYQASLALVPLQKAEVKKREAELRQAELQLSYTTITAPASGHVAKKSVQPGQYVAPGQQLIALVGSNDLWIVANFKETQLDKIAPGLPVTIKVDAYPGKEFKGKVESLSSGTGAQFALLPPDNASGNFVKVTQRIPVKIILTEKPDKSRPLSAGMNVVVEIKVK
- a CDS encoding DHA2 family efflux MFS transporter permease subunit: MLPNTAQTYDTGLRKIIITLTVIVSAMLELIDTTIVNVAITQISGNLGASIEDVSWVVTSYAIANVIVIPLSGFLGNLLGRRNYYIGSILLFTLASLFCGLATDIWALVFFRFIQGLGGGALLPTSQAILYETYRPEERGKATGIFSMGLVLGPTIGPLLGGYLVDYLSWEWCFFVNIPVGLLAAWSSFTYLREPKGRHAVTTIDWTGIGLLAVGIGSLQFILERGQSKDWFDTPYITIFTFIAVAALLAFVFWELHTKEPAVDLRVLARSKNLAIAAVLTFIVGYGLYGSLFVFPVFVQRLLGFTALLTGEVLFPSAMVTGIISLPLGIALQRGVSPKLLMAVGMSAFIFFCFELSQQTMQSGSSNFFWILLVRGVALGFIFIPVTMLAVSGLHGKDIGQATGLNNMVRQLGGSFGIALTNTYITNRMATHRVELLSHLSPYDPAAAERINLLQQAATIRGGLSPAGAETVALKALEGTLTAQSYHLAYMDAFMLIAFLFTVCLPLLLLIRIQKKEPVDLSSAH